The Actinocatenispora sera genome has a window encoding:
- a CDS encoding hemerythrin domain-containing protein, translating into MAEGEKTRLIAWSTELRAVHQRLREALRVTRAALDGGAANDPIAPDLLLFCHGFCTALTGHHQGEDRELFPAIAAAHPELRETLRKLTHDHTMIGQLMADLQAAVERDGSPAALRRHLEGIAAIMESHFRYEERQLLAVLESLALDADPHDVLGPL; encoded by the coding sequence ATGGCTGAGGGCGAGAAGACCAGGCTGATCGCCTGGAGCACCGAACTGCGAGCCGTGCACCAGCGGCTGCGCGAGGCGCTACGAGTCACCCGCGCGGCACTGGATGGCGGGGCCGCGAACGATCCGATCGCACCCGACCTGCTGCTGTTCTGCCACGGCTTCTGCACCGCGCTGACCGGCCACCATCAGGGTGAGGACCGCGAACTGTTCCCGGCCATCGCGGCCGCTCATCCGGAACTTCGCGAGACGCTGCGGAAGCTGACCCACGATCACACGATGATCGGCCAGCTGATGGCCGACCTGCAGGCGGCGGTCGAACGGGATGGCTCGCCGGCCGCTCTCCGGCGGCACCTCGAGGGGATCGCCGCCATCATGGAGTCGCACTTCCGGTACGAGGAGCGCCAGCTGCTCGCGGTCCTCGAATCGCTGGCGCTGGACGCCGACCCGCACGACGTCCTCGGGCCCCTCTGA
- a CDS encoding NUDIX hydrolase, which translates to MGGGFRLAAYPACRVIPAAESRRGSEHQNVGVFYQVGITGDTLRPEPNGEASESVWTPIPDVVALRRSSLVDVGLALARTRPADGHVPPVPVGGLVQH; encoded by the coding sequence GTGGGGGGCGGTTTCCGGCTGGCCGCGTACCCGGCGTGCAGGGTGATCCCGGCCGCCGAGAGCCGGCGCGGTTCGGAGCACCAGAACGTGGGCGTCTTCTACCAGGTCGGGATCACCGGCGACACGCTGCGACCGGAGCCGAACGGTGAGGCCTCCGAGTCGGTCTGGACGCCGATCCCCGACGTCGTCGCCCTGCGCCGCTCGTCGCTCGTCGACGTCGGCCTCGCACTGGCCCGTACGCGCCCCGCCGACGGCCACGTTCCGCCGGTTCCGGTCGGCGGCCTCGTGCAGCACTGA
- a CDS encoding chloramphenicol phosphotransferase CPT family protein, translated as MRPKPAPTTRMPPAAPSRPPFRRSGTAPDRARSGPLWIAGGLVEETGRIVILNGPPRSGKSSIAAAIQDRFAGVWMNLGVDRFKHMAPQRWQPAIGLRPGAERPDLEPLIVTLYDAMYESIAAHSRLGLNVVVDAVHHDSYSVPRNILSRCARRLHGLPVFFVGVRCPREVLLQRRRATWGGVGYQRLGSVADPVGLWQRAVHDPGHYDLEVDTSVSSPAECADLIERRIEEGPGSAFPRLA; from the coding sequence ATGCGGCCCAAGCCCGCCCCGACGACCCGCATGCCGCCGGCAGCACCGAGCCGACCACCGTTTCGCCGCTCGGGAACAGCCCCGGACCGAGCCCGGTCCGGTCCACTCTGGATCGCAGGAGGACTCGTGGAAGAGACAGGTCGCATCGTCATCCTGAACGGTCCGCCGCGTTCGGGGAAGTCGAGCATCGCGGCAGCCATTCAGGATCGGTTCGCCGGGGTCTGGATGAACCTCGGCGTCGATCGGTTCAAGCACATGGCACCCCAGCGGTGGCAACCGGCCATCGGCCTGCGCCCGGGTGCTGAGCGGCCCGACCTCGAACCGCTGATCGTGACGCTGTACGACGCGATGTACGAGTCGATCGCGGCGCACAGCCGGCTCGGCCTCAACGTCGTCGTCGACGCCGTCCATCACGACAGCTATTCGGTACCGCGCAACATCCTGTCCCGGTGCGCCCGACGCCTGCACGGCCTGCCGGTCTTCTTCGTCGGAGTTCGCTGCCCCCGAGAAGTGCTCCTGCAACGCCGGCGAGCCACCTGGGGTGGCGTCGGCTATCAACGCCTCGGTTCGGTGGCCGATCCGGTCGGCCTGTGGCAGCGGGCGGTCCACGACCCCGGGCACTACGACCTCGAGGTCGACACGTCGGTGTCCAGCCCGGCCGAGTGCGCCGATCTGATCGAACGCCGGATCGAAGAAGGGCCCGGGTCGGCCTTTCCGCGGCTTGCCTGA
- a CDS encoding ArsR/SmtB family transcription factor — translation MYRIHFTVHDLARTRVSPEPLPLQELHVAVRALQDRGQPLRFGAWRRACAGALSEPARLALSLSRPNMVAPTFCWPELPGAPEQLLEQARATPNDVVAAELAEIACRDPLPSWAAGLGRDAELRDRLHTGVEQLFALLLAPYWSQLTEAYAADRAVRLRQFQAGGIAAVLSAASPEWLRWRPPVLEIRIPSGIEHDLYLEGQGLLLAPSAFATRPYVTVEVDRQPVVAYPAGGGDALVGLTALAPQQPNGTAVAALLGQTRATILTTIAAHPSCTTTELARLADVSPAGASQHATVLRAAGLVHTVRYRNSALHTPTQLGLALLDTPT, via the coding sequence GTGTACCGGATCCATTTCACCGTGCACGACCTCGCCCGTACCCGGGTGTCCCCGGAACCGTTGCCGCTGCAGGAGTTGCACGTCGCGGTACGCGCGTTGCAGGACCGCGGTCAGCCGCTGCGGTTCGGGGCGTGGCGGCGGGCATGTGCCGGGGCCCTGTCGGAGCCGGCGCGGCTGGCGCTGTCGCTCAGCCGGCCGAACATGGTGGCGCCGACGTTCTGCTGGCCCGAGTTGCCCGGCGCCCCCGAACAGCTCCTCGAACAGGCACGTGCCACCCCGAACGACGTGGTGGCCGCCGAACTCGCCGAGATCGCGTGCCGCGATCCGTTGCCGTCCTGGGCTGCGGGGCTCGGTCGCGACGCCGAGCTGCGGGACCGGCTGCACACCGGTGTCGAGCAGTTGTTCGCGCTGCTGCTGGCGCCGTACTGGTCGCAACTGACCGAGGCGTACGCGGCCGACCGGGCGGTTCGGCTGCGCCAGTTCCAGGCCGGCGGCATCGCTGCCGTGCTGTCCGCGGCCTCCCCGGAGTGGCTGCGCTGGCGCCCCCCGGTGCTGGAGATCCGCATCCCCTCCGGCATCGAACACGACCTGTACCTGGAGGGGCAGGGGCTGCTGCTCGCGCCGTCCGCGTTCGCCACCCGCCCGTACGTCACCGTCGAGGTGGACCGGCAACCGGTCGTCGCCTACCCCGCCGGCGGGGGCGACGCGCTCGTCGGACTCACCGCACTCGCACCGCAGCAGCCGAACGGCACCGCGGTCGCCGCCCTGCTCGGCCAGACCCGCGCCACGATCCTCACCACGATCGCCGCCCATCCCTCCTGCACCACCACCGAACTGGCCCGGCTGGCCGACGTGTCGCCGGCCGGCGCGAGCCAGCACGCCACGGTGCTGCGGGCGGCCGGCCTGGTGCACACCGTCCGGTACCGCAACTCCGCCCTGCACACCCCGACGCAGCTGGGCCTCGCCCTCCTCGACACCCCCACCTGA
- the recQ gene encoding DNA helicase RecQ, whose amino-acid sequence MSFRGLDAIDVLRKVFGYDEFRGEQQDIIEHVVGGGDALVLMPTGGGKSLCYQIPALVRDGVGVVVSPLIALMADQVDALTALGVRAGFLNSTQDFDERRLVEQEFLAGELDLLYLAPERLGVPATQRLLERGTISLFAIDEAHCVSQWGHDFRPDYLGLSMLHERWPDVPRIALTATATPATHTEIAQRLNLTGARHFVASFDRPNIQYRIVPKGEPRKQLLQLLRSEHAGDAGIVYCLSRNSVEKTAAFLTDQGIEALPYHAGLDARTRATNQSRFLREDGIVMVATIAFGMGIDKPDVRFVAHLDLPKSVEGYYQETGRAGRDGLPSTAWLAYGLADVVQQRKMIDDSDGDGAHRRQLTAHLDAMLALCETVQCRRVRLLDYFGEQAQPCGNCDTCLDPPASWDGTVPAQKLLSTVLRLDRERGQRFGVGQAIDILLGRQTPKVTQHRHDQLSVFGVGADLSEAQWRTVTRQLLAQGLLNVEGDYGTLALTGRSADVLRGEFPVRLRTEPERRKAAKTKRATASAELAPEAQPVFEALRSWRGATAKEQGVPAYVVFHDATLREIATRRPVDLSELGTVSGVGENKLAKYGEGILAVLAEHR is encoded by the coding sequence ATGTCTTTCCGGGGGCTCGACGCCATCGACGTGCTGCGCAAGGTGTTCGGCTACGACGAGTTCCGGGGCGAGCAGCAGGACATCATCGAGCACGTGGTCGGCGGCGGCGACGCGCTGGTGCTGATGCCGACCGGTGGCGGAAAGTCGCTGTGCTACCAGATCCCGGCGTTGGTGCGCGACGGCGTCGGGGTGGTGGTGTCCCCGCTGATCGCGTTGATGGCCGACCAGGTCGACGCGCTGACCGCGCTCGGCGTGCGGGCCGGCTTCCTCAACTCGACGCAGGACTTCGACGAGCGCCGACTGGTGGAGCAGGAGTTCCTCGCCGGCGAGCTCGACCTGCTCTACCTGGCGCCGGAACGGCTGGGGGTGCCGGCCACCCAGCGGCTGCTGGAGCGCGGCACGATCAGCCTGTTCGCGATCGACGAGGCGCACTGCGTGTCGCAGTGGGGCCACGATTTCCGGCCCGACTACCTGGGGCTGTCGATGCTGCACGAGCGGTGGCCGGACGTGCCGCGCATCGCGCTGACCGCGACCGCCACCCCGGCCACCCACACCGAGATCGCGCAGCGGCTCAACCTGACCGGCGCGCGGCACTTCGTGGCGAGCTTCGACCGGCCGAACATCCAGTACCGGATCGTGCCGAAGGGCGAGCCGCGCAAGCAGCTGCTGCAGTTGCTGCGCAGCGAGCACGCCGGCGACGCGGGCATCGTCTACTGCCTGTCCCGCAACTCGGTGGAGAAGACCGCCGCGTTCCTGACCGACCAGGGCATCGAGGCGCTGCCGTACCACGCGGGGCTGGACGCGCGCACCCGCGCGACGAACCAGTCCCGGTTCCTGCGCGAGGACGGCATCGTGATGGTGGCGACGATCGCGTTCGGGATGGGCATCGACAAGCCCGACGTGCGGTTCGTCGCGCACCTCGACCTGCCGAAGTCGGTGGAGGGGTACTACCAGGAGACCGGCCGGGCCGGCCGGGACGGGCTGCCGTCCACCGCGTGGCTCGCATACGGGCTGGCCGACGTGGTGCAGCAGCGCAAGATGATCGACGACTCGGACGGCGACGGCGCGCACCGCCGGCAGCTGACCGCGCACCTGGACGCGATGCTGGCGCTGTGCGAGACCGTGCAGTGCCGGCGGGTGCGGCTGCTCGACTACTTCGGCGAGCAGGCGCAGCCGTGCGGCAACTGCGACACCTGCCTCGACCCGCCGGCCTCCTGGGACGGTACGGTCCCGGCGCAGAAGCTGCTGTCCACGGTGTTGCGGCTGGACCGCGAGCGCGGCCAACGGTTCGGCGTCGGGCAGGCGATCGACATCCTGCTCGGCCGGCAGACCCCGAAGGTCACCCAGCACCGGCACGACCAGCTGTCGGTGTTCGGCGTCGGCGCCGACCTGTCCGAGGCGCAGTGGCGCACGGTGACCCGGCAGCTGCTCGCGCAGGGCCTGCTGAACGTCGAGGGCGACTACGGCACGCTGGCGTTGACCGGCCGCAGCGCCGACGTGTTGCGCGGCGAGTTCCCGGTGCGGCTGCGCACCGAGCCGGAGCGGCGCAAGGCGGCGAAGACCAAGCGCGCCACCGCATCCGCGGAGCTGGCGCCGGAGGCGCAGCCGGTGTTCGAGGCGCTGCGCAGCTGGCGGGGCGCGACCGCGAAGGAGCAGGGCGTCCCGGCGTACGTGGTGTTCCACGACGCGACGCTGCGCGAGATCGCCACCCGCCGGCCGGTCGACCTGAGCGAGCTCGGCACCGTCTCCGGTGTCGGCGAGAACAAGCTCGCCAAGTACGGCGAGGGCATCCTCGCGGTCCTCGCCGAGCACCGCTGA
- a CDS encoding LPXTG cell wall anchor domain-containing protein — protein MKLTLLAAGFAGGVLVLAGATAAAADPPGPGGPGDPGAHHPVTVSASWSQKLAYQGDSVVLTAVAAQPSVPTPSITITATVPADMLRPADGAGCRTDPAANTITCSSTSYRKAPFRFVVKAAESRTVVASVTAKAGTGDAGRTQAELAVDATTSPSPSASSSPSAPPSDSPSESPSAQPSDSTAPSDSASASPIESAPPSASPSSDGGGLPVTGTSLTIFGVLAAVLLAAGGVLLVLARRRRTGR, from the coding sequence GTGAAGCTCACCCTGCTCGCCGCCGGGTTCGCCGGCGGCGTCCTCGTGTTGGCCGGAGCGACCGCAGCCGCGGCCGACCCGCCCGGACCCGGTGGCCCCGGCGATCCCGGCGCCCACCACCCGGTCACCGTGTCCGCGTCGTGGTCGCAGAAGCTCGCCTACCAGGGCGACTCGGTGGTGCTGACCGCCGTGGCGGCCCAGCCGTCGGTGCCGACCCCGTCGATCACGATCACCGCGACGGTGCCGGCGGACATGCTGAGGCCGGCTGACGGTGCCGGTTGCCGCACCGACCCGGCGGCCAACACGATCACCTGCAGCAGCACCTCGTACCGGAAGGCGCCGTTCCGGTTCGTGGTCAAGGCCGCCGAGTCGCGGACGGTGGTTGCATCGGTCACGGCGAAGGCCGGTACCGGTGACGCCGGCCGGACCCAGGCCGAACTGGCGGTGGACGCCACGACGAGCCCGTCGCCGTCCGCGTCGAGCAGCCCGAGCGCACCGCCGAGCGACTCGCCCAGCGAGTCGCCGAGCGCGCAGCCGAGCGACTCGACCGCACCGTCGGATTCGGCGAGCGCGTCGCCGATCGAGTCGGCGCCGCCGTCGGCGAGCCCGTCGTCGGATGGCGGCGGCCTGCCGGTGACCGGTACGTCGCTGACCATCTTCGGGGTGCTCGCGGCGGTCCTGCTGGCGGCCGGCGGTGTCCTGCTGGTGTTGGCCCGCCGGCGGCGCACCGGCCGGTAG
- a CDS encoding MBL fold metallo-hydrolase produces MNTPPSSSDTVTPSVTVTGTAQHAAWQRRVLPPVEQVRPGLWSVPVPIPHNPLRYTLCYLFPGAGGVVLVDPGWDSPDGRAALTAGLAAAGAGPDDVAGVVITHTHPDHHGLSGWLRETAGAWVAMHPDEAASMPSRLWQGLTLDDDRAFLRTHGVPAGEVDTIAVDPGQVAALLAMAEPDRYLADGELAPIPDRQVRAVLTPGHTPGHLCLHDAEAGVLLTGDHLLPRISPTIGVHTERDGDPLTDYLAALRRMDAYGEVEALPAHEYRFRGVPDRARQLAAHHDHRAAEILAVLDAVPAPTTWQLAERITWSRGWDQLVGVPRRLALAETVAHLYQLRTAGVVTDSTDTPTHWYRA; encoded by the coding sequence GTGAACACCCCGCCGAGCTCGTCCGACACGGTCACCCCGTCCGTCACCGTCACCGGTACCGCGCAGCACGCGGCGTGGCAGCGCCGCGTGCTGCCACCGGTCGAGCAGGTACGGCCGGGGTTGTGGTCGGTGCCGGTGCCGATCCCGCACAACCCGCTGCGGTACACGCTGTGTTACCTGTTCCCGGGCGCCGGCGGGGTGGTGCTCGTCGATCCCGGCTGGGACAGCCCGGACGGCCGCGCCGCGCTCACCGCCGGGCTGGCCGCCGCCGGTGCCGGACCGGACGACGTGGCCGGCGTCGTGATCACCCACACCCATCCCGACCACCACGGCCTGAGCGGCTGGCTGCGCGAGACCGCGGGCGCATGGGTCGCGATGCATCCGGACGAGGCGGCGAGTATGCCGTCCCGGCTGTGGCAGGGGCTCACCCTCGACGACGACAGGGCCTTCCTGCGTACCCACGGGGTACCGGCGGGCGAGGTCGACACGATCGCGGTCGACCCGGGGCAGGTCGCCGCGCTGCTCGCGATGGCCGAACCGGACCGGTACCTGGCCGACGGCGAGCTCGCGCCGATCCCGGACCGGCAGGTACGGGCGGTGCTCACGCCCGGCCACACGCCGGGGCACCTGTGCCTGCACGACGCCGAGGCGGGCGTGCTGCTCACCGGCGACCACCTGCTGCCGCGGATCAGCCCGACGATCGGGGTGCACACCGAGCGGGACGGCGACCCGCTCACCGACTACCTGGCCGCGCTGCGCCGGATGGACGCGTACGGCGAGGTCGAGGCGCTGCCGGCACACGAGTACCGGTTCCGCGGGGTGCCCGACCGGGCCCGGCAGCTCGCCGCGCACCACGACCACCGGGCCGCGGAGATCCTCGCCGTGCTCGACGCGGTACCGGCGCCGACCACCTGGCAGCTGGCCGAGCGGATCACCTGGTCGCGCGGCTGGGACCAGCTCGTCGGGGTGCCCCGCCGGCTGGCGCTCGCGGAGACCGTCGCCCACCTGTACCAGCTGCGCACGGCCGGCGTCGTCACCGACAGCACCGACACCCCGACCCACTGGTACCGGGCCTGA
- a CDS encoding helix-turn-helix domain-containing protein: MLEPIGVRPEDEAVYRRLLSRPDASAHDLAAALDRTVTDIGASLARLAELGLVHELPGQPARMRAARPDVAIDALAERRREELARTQLAARALLTEMPAEERYRPEEIVEVLVGWAETAARFEQLLGTTRHELMVIDRPPYVADPGRSDTSVRRLLRANVRVRGLYAPEALELPGALAEVEDAAGAGEQSRVHAGLPMKLAIGDRRLAILPLGGAGVDAAVCIRPSTLLDALIQLFELLWEQATPIVLPAPADTTGDRQLAALLASGAKDDVVARRLGTSTRTLSRRIAELMDHLHVRTRFQAGVQAARLGWLQPSAHDVEGPDDRLVDR; encoded by the coding sequence GTGCTCGAGCCGATCGGTGTCCGCCCCGAGGATGAGGCGGTCTACCGGCGGCTGCTGTCTCGCCCGGACGCCTCCGCGCACGACCTCGCCGCGGCGCTGGATCGTACCGTGACCGACATCGGTGCCTCGCTGGCCAGGCTGGCGGAGCTGGGCCTGGTGCACGAGCTGCCGGGCCAGCCGGCCCGGATGCGCGCGGCGCGGCCGGATGTGGCGATCGACGCGCTGGCCGAGCGGCGCCGCGAGGAGCTTGCCCGTACCCAGCTCGCCGCGCGGGCCCTGCTCACCGAGATGCCGGCGGAGGAGCGGTACCGGCCGGAGGAGATCGTCGAGGTACTGGTCGGCTGGGCGGAGACCGCGGCCCGGTTCGAGCAGCTGCTCGGCACCACCCGGCACGAGCTGATGGTCATCGACCGCCCGCCGTACGTGGCCGATCCGGGGCGCTCCGACACCTCGGTACGCCGGCTGCTGCGCGCGAACGTGCGGGTGCGCGGCCTCTACGCGCCCGAGGCGCTGGAGCTGCCGGGCGCGCTGGCGGAGGTCGAGGACGCCGCCGGGGCCGGCGAACAGTCCCGGGTGCACGCCGGGCTGCCGATGAAGCTCGCGATCGGCGACCGCCGGCTGGCCATCCTGCCGCTCGGCGGTGCGGGCGTCGATGCGGCGGTCTGTATCCGCCCGTCCACCCTGCTGGATGCGCTGATCCAGCTGTTCGAACTGCTCTGGGAGCAGGCGACGCCGATCGTGCTGCCGGCACCGGCGGACACCACCGGCGACCGGCAGCTCGCGGCGCTGCTCGCCTCCGGCGCCAAGGACGACGTGGTCGCCCGCCGGCTCGGCACCAGTACCCGCACGCTCAGCCGGCGGATCGCTGAGCTGATGGACCACCTGCACGTCCGCACCCGGTTCCAGGCGGGCGTGCAGGCGGCCCGGCTCGGTTGGCTTCAGCCCTCAGCGCACGACGTCGAAGGCCCGGACGATCGTCTGGTCGACCGCTGA